The following proteins are encoded in a genomic region of Stutzerimonas balearica DSM 6083:
- a CDS encoding Na+/H+ antiporter subunit G produces MPLWLEIVISLFLLGGSLFALIGAIGLYRLPDFYTRLHGPTKATTLGVGGIVVASGIFFGVQRGSISLHEVLIILFLLLTAPVSAHMLAKAAMQQKLDRTERTQGKPWD; encoded by the coding sequence ATGCCGCTCTGGTTGGAAATCGTCATCAGTCTTTTTTTGCTCGGCGGCAGCCTGTTTGCCCTGATCGGTGCGATCGGGCTCTATCGTTTACCCGATTTCTATACGCGTCTGCACGGGCCAACCAAGGCCACCACGCTGGGGGTCGGCGGCATCGTCGTGGCATCGGGCATTTTCTTCGGTGTGCAGCGGGGCAGTATCAGCCTGCACGAGGTACTGATCATCCTGTTCCTCCTGCTCACCGCGCCGGTCAGTGCACACATGCTGGCCAAGGCCGCGATGCAGCAGAAGCTCGATCGCACCGAGCGAACCCAGGGCAAGCCCTGGGACTGA
- a CDS encoding K+/H+ antiporter subunit F, whose product MLAYVIPLCFVLLSIAVVLNMLRLIQGPDMPDRILALDTLYINGLALIILFGVWLASDIFFEAALLIAVMGFVSTVAVAKHLLHGDIID is encoded by the coding sequence ATGCTCGCGTATGTGATTCCGCTGTGCTTCGTGCTGCTCAGCATCGCGGTCGTGCTCAACATGCTGCGGTTGATTCAGGGGCCGGACATGCCGGACCGCATCCTGGCGCTCGACACGCTCTACATTAACGGTCTGGCCCTGATCATCCTGTTCGGTGTGTGGCTGGCTTCGGACATCTTCTTCGAGGCCGCGCTGCTGATAGCCGTGATGGGCTTCGTCAGTACCGTGGCAGTGGCCAAGCACTTGCTTCACGGCGATATCATCGACTGA
- a CDS encoding Na+/H+ antiporter subunit E, whose protein sequence is MKRWLPNPALTLLLALLWLLLANTWSFGQLLLALFLGWAIPLLANGFLVPVPAVRRPLCLLRFVGRVVGDIVMANLHVAKLVLGPKNRLHPAFVEVPMDIGDEFVLAVLTSIVSLTPGTVSAGLSPDRRVLLLHVLDAPNPDEIVEQVKTRYEAPLLEIFECSRM, encoded by the coding sequence ATGAAACGATGGCTGCCCAATCCGGCGCTGACCTTGCTGCTGGCGCTGCTGTGGTTGCTACTGGCCAATACGTGGTCGTTCGGCCAGCTTTTGCTGGCGCTGTTTCTCGGCTGGGCGATTCCGCTGCTCGCTAACGGCTTCCTCGTTCCGGTGCCAGCGGTGCGTCGGCCGTTGTGCCTGCTGCGCTTCGTCGGGCGAGTGGTAGGCGATATCGTGATGGCGAACCTGCACGTCGCCAAGCTGGTGCTCGGGCCGAAGAATCGTCTGCATCCGGCGTTCGTCGAGGTGCCGATGGACATCGGCGATGAGTTCGTCCTCGCCGTGCTGACCAGCATCGTCTCGCTTACGCCCGGGACAGTCTCGGCCGGCCTCAGCCCTGATCGCCGGGTGCTGCTGCTGCACGTGCTCGACGCTCCGAATCCCGACGAAATCGTCGAGCAGGTAAAGACGCGTTACGAAGCCCCGCTGCTGGAGATATTCGAATGCTCGCGTATGTGA
- a CDS encoding monovalent cation/H+ antiporter subunit D, with amino-acid sequence MTHALIFPILLPLFTGALLLLAHRMPLAAKRGLSVLAAALLVPLAAWLVVLAGDGELRLYALGNWQPPFGIILLLDRLSAMLLLLTAVLASLSLLYACRGDDERGPNFHALYQFQLLGINGAFLTGDLFNLFVFFEILLISSYALLLHGHGQRRVRSGIHYVVLNLLGSALFLIGVSLLYGVLGTLNMADLALRVAEMDEALAPLVAAAGYLLLVVFALKAAILPLHFWLPRAYAAATAPVAALFAIMTKVGLYAILRVFSLIYGSEAGPLANMVADWLWPLALVTLLAGVLGALASRNLQTTLGYLVIVSVGTLLAGLAFGSEAGLSAALYYLLHTTLVSGGLFLLADLVARQRGNVGGELIPGPALRQPLLLGVLFFIGAISVVGLPPFSGFFGKLMLLRAVPPGPSALMFWPVLLIGGLGMLIALSRSGSLVFWRGSGEPAGATADGVRLLATCGLLAGSVALVVFAQPIIGYLQATAAQLLELGPYLAIIRGAQA; translated from the coding sequence ATGACTCACGCGTTGATTTTCCCCATCCTGTTGCCGCTGTTTACCGGTGCGCTGTTGTTGCTGGCGCACCGCATGCCGCTGGCCGCCAAACGCGGGCTGTCGGTGCTGGCGGCAGCGCTGCTGGTGCCTTTGGCGGCTTGGCTGGTCGTGCTGGCGGGCGATGGCGAGCTGCGTCTCTACGCGCTGGGCAACTGGCAGCCACCGTTTGGCATCATCCTGTTGCTCGATCGGCTGAGCGCGATGCTGCTGCTGCTGACCGCCGTGCTCGCCAGTCTTTCCCTGCTGTACGCCTGCCGCGGCGATGACGAACGCGGGCCGAACTTCCATGCGCTCTATCAGTTTCAGCTGCTCGGCATTAACGGCGCCTTTCTGACGGGCGACCTGTTCAACCTTTTCGTGTTCTTCGAGATCCTGCTGATCTCCTCCTATGCCTTGCTGCTGCATGGCCACGGACAGCGGCGGGTTCGCTCGGGTATCCATTACGTTGTGCTGAACCTGCTGGGCTCGGCGCTGTTTCTGATCGGCGTCAGCCTGCTTTACGGGGTGCTCGGCACGTTGAACATGGCCGACCTGGCGCTGCGTGTCGCCGAGATGGATGAAGCCCTGGCGCCTCTGGTCGCCGCGGCCGGCTATCTGCTGCTCGTGGTATTCGCCCTGAAGGCCGCCATCTTGCCGCTGCACTTCTGGCTGCCACGGGCCTACGCAGCAGCGACGGCGCCGGTGGCGGCACTGTTCGCGATCATGACCAAGGTGGGGCTGTATGCCATCCTCCGGGTCTTCTCGCTGATCTATGGCAGTGAGGCCGGTCCGCTGGCGAACATGGTCGCTGACTGGCTGTGGCCGCTCGCCCTCGTGACTCTGCTGGCAGGCGTGCTGGGAGCGCTCGCCAGTCGCAATCTGCAGACCACGCTGGGCTATCTGGTGATTGTCTCGGTGGGAACCCTGCTGGCTGGCCTGGCCTTCGGTAGCGAAGCCGGCTTGAGCGCTGCCCTCTATTACCTGCTGCACACCACGCTCGTCAGCGGCGGGCTGTTTCTGCTCGCCGACCTGGTCGCGCGGCAGCGCGGCAACGTGGGGGGCGAACTGATTCCAGGCCCCGCATTGCGCCAACCGCTGCTACTCGGTGTGCTGTTTTTCATCGGCGCGATCTCGGTGGTGGGGCTGCCACCGTTTTCCGGCTTTTTCGGCAAGTTGATGCTGCTCCGGGCTGTGCCGCCGGGCCCTTCGGCCCTGATGTTCTGGCCGGTGCTGCTGATCGGTGGGCTGGGTATGCTGATTGCGCTCAGCCGCTCGGGAAGCCTGGTTTTCTGGCGCGGCAGCGGTGAGCCGGCCGGGGCAACGGCCGATGGTGTCCGTCTGCTGGCGACGTGCGGGTTGTTGGCGGGGAGTGTCGCGCTAGTGGTTTTCGCTCAGCCCATCATCGGCTATCTACAGGCAACCGCGGCGCAGCTGCTCGAACTCGGGCCCTATCTTGCAATCATCCGGGGGGCGCAGGCATGA
- a CDS encoding Na+/H+ antiporter subunit C codes for MEAVLAVTLGVMVFSGVYLLLRARIFPVVVGLTLISYAVNLFIFSMGRLVTGAPAVIGQSKDYVDPLPQALVLTAIVIGFAMTAFVVVLALRGIGELGTDHVDGRESRE; via the coding sequence ATGGAGGCGGTGCTGGCTGTGACACTTGGCGTCATGGTGTTCAGCGGGGTGTATCTGCTGTTGCGCGCGCGCATCTTTCCGGTCGTGGTTGGCCTTACGCTGATTTCCTATGCGGTCAATCTGTTCATCTTTTCCATGGGGCGCCTGGTGACCGGCGCGCCGGCGGTGATCGGCCAGAGCAAGGATTATGTCGATCCATTGCCGCAGGCCTTGGTCCTGACGGCGATCGTCATCGGTTTCGCCATGACCGCCTTCGTGGTGGTGCTGGCGCTGCGCGGTATCGGTGAGCTCGGAACCGATCATGTCGACGGGCGGGAGTCGCGCGAATGA